GTGTCGGAGCAGAGCGGTGCCATCATCTACTGCCCCGTGAACCGCACCTTCCCGCTGCGCTACCTGGAGGCCTGCTACGGCCTGGGCCAGGGCAGCGGCAAGGCGGCCAGCCCCGCCAGCCCCTCGGGCCCCAAAGGCAGCCACATGAAGCGGCGCAGCGTCACCATGACCGATGGGCTCACCGCCGACAAGGTCACCCGCAGCGATGGCTGCCCCACCAGGTAAGAAGGGACCCCACGGTGGGCCTCGGTCTCCCCCTTTGGCAAGTGGGGGTATCTGTCTGCAGAGTGCTAGTGAGGGGTGGGAGGCCAGGCCACTGTGAACTGGGCGGACATGACTGTCCTGGAGCCTTgcgaggaagaggaggaggccgAGGAGGGCTGAGTGCCGGGTCTGTTTGCAGAGACCTGCCATCCTGCGCCACCAGCACTTGGATAGGGCCCATCTCCCTAGGCCTGGGCTGGTGTCTGATCGGCCAAGGAATTGCCGGTTGGATTCTCCATGGGTACTTTGCCTGTGATTTAGAATCAGTGCCCGTAATGGTGCCAGCATCTGGCATTCTGAGCATAGTAGAGGAGCAGTGAGGAGGTGCCAGCCTTGTGGGCCCTGTTCCCTCCAGCTCCCCGTCCTTTCTACTAGGCCTGCTTCCCAGGCAGTTCTCTGAGTTGAAGGCAAGGTTCTCACGGAAGAGAGCAGTTGTGTGGGTAGTGGACTATACAAACACTCTCCACTCTGGACTTCAGTCTTGTACTTGTCAATTAGTACTACATTCTCTAAGCCTTTTCTGCCTCTGAAGTTCAGTCGATCCAGGatggaggcagaggtggggatCCCAAGGCCAGCTGAGGACCCCgctctctgggctctctgctcatgaaGGTATTTGCTCCACAGCACCTCACTGCCCCACCCCCGGGAATCTATCCGCAACTGTGCCCTCAGCATGGACCAGATCCCGGACCTGCACTCGCCCATGTCACCCATCTCCGAGAGTCCTAGCTCCCCCGCCTACAGTACTGGTATGGCcagtggaggggggagggacCGGTGGGGGGAATCCCATGGGAGTGACCTTGTGTGTGCACCACGCTCTGTCTGTCTGTGACAACTTTTGTTACCATGTGTGCTTATGTGTGTTTCTACCTCTTTACTGAGAGTGATGCCTGCAAGAATTTACCCGAAAAACCAGCCAGCAGAACTACTGACGTTGTCTCCATGGGTTGTCACACATTCTTCCCTAAACACAGGCTCGCTAACTGGCCGTAACTGCAAACTTGCCTTCGAACCACCTCCCCCGAGTGTAAAAGTTACCAGTCCTTGCCCCAAATGATTTAGCGGACATTTTCTGAGCCACACGGCAGTGAGGTCCTCAGTCCTCAGAAGACTGAGGATTTAAAGCCCAGCTCTCTCCCACGTGCTGGGGAGTGACTTGAGGCAGGGCAggtgacctctctgagcctcagttttctccttgtAGAAGGAGGATCATGGAAAGACTTACTTCCCAGGATGGCAGGGTTAAATGGGCTAAGGTACGGAGAAGGACCTCGCAGGCAGGAAGAGCTCAGTATACATCACCTCTCATTTTGGATGATGGTTTGACTGCTGGTGACCAGTGTATGGCCAGCATGTCGCCAGTTCCTGCCACATGTGCACTCAGTAAATCATTGCTAATTCATTGAGAAATAATTCCACACAATGAACTCCAGCAAGTGCTTATTAGCATCCCTGAATCACGGCAAGATCCACTAAGTAGTTCAGTGGTTCCCCAAGGCTGCGGCAGCCTTAGGGGAGGAGCGAGCAAACTCCTGGGGTTCAGGCCATTTGAGAGTATCCTTCAGGCCTGATCCTTTTACCCAAGGCTGTGGGGCCTGGCCTGAGTGCAGGGAGGTGGGGGCATCACCTCTGTAGGGTGGGTGGGGCCTGTCCtttgcagggagggagggagaacttCACTGGTAACTAGTCTTCGCCTTTTCTCTCCCTGCAGTGACCCGTGTCCACGCCGCGCCTGCAGCTCCATCCGCCACAGTGCTGCCTGCCTCCCCTGTCACCCGCCGCTCCAGTGAACCCCAGCTGTGTCCCGGAAGTGCCCCGAAACCCCCTGGGGAGTCAGACAAGGGCCCTTATGCCAGCCCCTCCCACACTCTCTCCAAGGCCTCCCCATCCCCGTCGCTCAGCAGCTACAGTGACCCGGACTCTGGCCATTACTGCCAGCTGCAGCCTCCTGTCCGTGGCAGTCGAGAGTGGGCAGCAGCCGAGGCCTCCAGCCGGCAGGCCAGGAGCTATGGGGAGAGGCTAAAGGAACTGTCAGAGAATGGGGCACCTGAAGGGGACTGGGGCAGGGCCTTCATAGCCCCTGTTGTGGAAGCCACCTCCTCCTTCAACCCTGCCACCTTCCAGTCACTACTGATCCCCAAGGATAACCGGCCCCTGGAGGTGGGCCTCCTGCGCAAGGTCAAGGAGCTGCTAGCAGAGGTGGATGCCCGGACACTGGCCCGGCACGTCACCAAAGTTGACTGCCTGGTAGGTGCTGGGTGAGCGCTGGGGCAGGGAGAGCACCTCTGTCCTGGGGCTTTGGGACAGGGGTCCAGGTGGTGAGGAGTTGGCTGCTAAATGCCCAAAGTATAGTGAGTAGGCCTGGCTTCTGGCTTCATAGCAGTCtcttacttgctgtgtgactctggactGGTCACgttacctctctgggcctccattttcTCCTAAAAACAGCAGCAACACCACCACCACAAGATATTCTTGCTTCCTCCAGTTTGGTGCTGGAACTGGGCAGCGCTGAAAGCCAGAGCTCCCTGGGGCACTTTTTCAGCCCGGTGGGAGTCAGCCTGGCGGTTCCAGAGAATGTAAAAAACCGAGAccacctgcccccgccccccaacccccatggaCAAAATAAGCGAAACTCAGAACCTAGACTCGAACTGTCAATGCCTGGGCCTTTGAATGAATCTTGACTATCTAAGGACAGACTCTCGCTGCACCTCAATTTCTCCCTCTGAAGTTGGGGGGGGGTCACTGATTACTTTATGTGGGGGCCgcactgggctctcagctctgggctctcagctcaggacgCAAGTAAGGAATGCAGAGATATTGTCCTATGGAGAGTGCTAGGCGTGATGGGATTAATTCTGGCCCAGTGTGTGACCTTGGACGACAAGTCCtttccctccctgggcctcaggttTGCCTTCTGGAATAAAGGTGTCCTGGTCACCTTTGGCACATATTAAACAGCTCTGGGCATTTTTCCATTTATCCCTCATTCCACAGAAATGAGGGGGAAATGAGGTTCATTTGCTCCATGGCAGAGGGTGAGAGCCGGAATTCAAACTCGTTATCCCAGCCAGGCTGCCCTCCTCGAGAAAGCTCTCTGACTCCCAGATGGCTTGGGCCAGCCGCGACAGGAAATTAATCAGCCCTCTGGGCGTCCTTGCAGGTTGCTAGGATACTGGGCGTTACCAAGGAGATGCAGACCCTAATGGGAGTCCGCTGGGGCATGGAGCTGCTCACCCTCCCCCATGGCCGGCAGCTACGACTAGACCTGCTGGAAAGGTAAGGCAAGCACCTGCACCCGGGGACTCGCGGGGAATCCCCCGGGCTACCTTGCAGCCCTTTTGCTATGACCGGCTGGCCAATCAGAGTGTCTCAGCCCGGCTCCCATGGGGTTCGGGCTACGCCTTCTATCCATTGACGAATCGCAACTGCCCGGTATCTGGCTCCAAGCAAACCCAGTTTCCCCAAAGACTGAGTCCTGTCTCCGAATTCATCTTTTGCACCCTCTTGACCAATCACACTCCGCGAGCCTTAGCCTCGCCCATCAGCTCTGGCTACTCTTTCTTAAAACTGTTCTGCCCCGTGAATTCCATTGATCGATCACAAGCCCCTCAGCCCCGCACTCGGAAGTCTCTGGCCCCGCCCCCGAGTTACACCGACCAATCAGAAGCCCTTAGCCTGGCTTTCTCTCACTCTGGCCGCGCCCCGTAATCTCATTGACCCTTTCCGACCTGTCACTTCGGGCTTGGCCCTCCACCCCTCGGGCGCCAAACGGAAGTAGTGACAGGACCTCTCCCCTCTGACCTGGCCGCTGAGACAGGTTCCACACCATGTCCATCATGCTGGCCGTGGACATCCTGGGCTGCACGGGCTCGGCGGAGGAGCGAGCAGTGCTTCTGCACAAGACCATCCAGCTGGCGGCTGAACTTCGAGGGACCATGGGCAACATGTTCAGCTTCGCTGCGGTCATGGGTGCCCTCGATATGGCTCAGGTATGGAAGGGCGCATCTCGAGCTGAGCTTCAGAAGTCGTTGTCTGGAGGAGCCTCGGGAAACGTTCGAATCGGGGACTTTTTGGCAGCATCCGTGAAAGGGTAGCTGGGTTCTCTGAAGTGACCTGCTCCAAGGCCAAGTCTTGCCCtttctttgggtctcagtttACCGCCTGCAAAATGAGTGAGGAGCATTATATGAGTTTcgagaataaatataaaatggccATAATTCAGTGGGCACTTAATATATGCTAGGTGCTACATTAAGTACTTTGTAAGTACTGATTCGTGAGAACAATCTCGGGAAATAAGTGCCTTTATTGTCCCATTTTATttatggagaaactgaggtacagcAGTACTtggcctaaggtcacacagtcagACTGAAAAAGGTCAGGATTTGAAGCAGATTGGTTTCACAGTCTGAATCTTGTCCACACTCTACACTTGCTCTCCTGTGCCTAGTCAATAGTAACAACAGGGTCCCAGAAGCTGTGGTTCTACTCCCAGCTCTGCTACCTAATTTTgggatgaccttgggcaagtcattccCCTAGCTGAGCCTTAgttccctcctctgtaaaatgagctGTTGCAAGGCCTCACGGGGAGCGTGAAGAGCCGCCAGCACTGTCCCAGGCACATGGAAGGTGACCATGATCACAACTGTAATCCCACATCTGGGTGTGTCCATTCAGGAGGGTGACCTGTGGCCAACGTGGGCCCCTTCCCTGTCTGGGCATTCATAGTCTGCTCTCCCCAGATTGCCCGGCTGGAGCAGACATGGGTGACCCTTCGGCAGCGACACACGGAAGGTGCCATCCTCTACGAGAAAAAGCTCAAGCCATTTCTCAAGAGCCTCAACGAGGGCAAAGGTACCTCTCCCACCTTGCTGTGTGACGTTGGGCAGCCTCCAGCCCCTCTCTGGGCCGGCAAAGACTCTCCCAGTGTAGATGAGGACCAACCAGAAACTGAGCGCTGCACAGGCTAATCTTGAGCTCACTTTCTGCATCTGGCTACCGTTCTGCAGGGTGGCCAGGACCAGGCTCAGCCCTCAGGGTGGTGCCAAGGCTGCAGTGGTTTCAGCTGGAGGATTCCAAAAGGAGGGGTGCTAGTCTTGGGAGTCAGGAGCCCTGGGGGGGCTCAGCCAGGGACCTCAGGCAGACCCACCCCCTTCTCCACCTCTGCCCGGAGCGCCCCTGGGGATGGTGGGGCCTCCAGGGCCTCTAAgtgctgcctccctccctccccacagaagGCCCGCCGCTGAGCAACACCACGTTTCCGCATGTGCTGCCGCTTATCACTCTTCTTGAGTGTGACTCGGCCCCAGCAGAGGGCCCTGAGCCCTGGGGCAGCACGGAGCACGGCGTGGAGGTGGTGCTGGCCCACCTGGAGGCCGCCCGCGCCGTGGCCCACCACGGAGGCCTGTATCACGCCAACGCGGAGGTCAAGCTGCAGGGTGAGTCACTGGTCGCATCTGGGGGTCGAGACAGTCACTGTTGAGGTTGGCTGGGCCTCCTCCCACCGGACTTGCTCCCTCCTTTCCGCCAAACCCCCATTCACGTTGCTGCATGTCCTCGGCGGGCGCCACTCCctggcttcttttccttttccccgtTTTTCACTCGCTTACCAGTTCAGCTGCGAGTGGAAGGCCCGGGTGAGGGTGCGGGGACGCGGAGTGACTCAGAGAGCGCCCTCTAGCTGTGGATCTTTctttgagcctctgttttctctctgtgaaGCGGACGTCCCAAGGGGTTATTCTACAGGTTTGTTTGCCTGGGCTGAGCCCTTGGCCTGGGGCTGAGACACACCtaccctgccttcaaggagctcccAGTCtaggggaaagggagagtgaaAGGAGCCGAGAGGAAGTGGCCTCAAGTAATCCAGCTTTTACTGCTTTAGGCATTATTGAAGTCATAAAGGTTCACTGTAGGCAAACTGGAAATCCCAgctgagcaaaaagaaaaaaactaaatccCCCCAGTCACCCAGAGGCACATGGTGACAACATCCTAGTGTTTGTGTctcctgcctctttctttttcagagcaaacaaaacattttttttcttaactaacAAAAACTTATTTGCAAAATGTGTACATTACTTAGCAAGAAGCTTGGAACTTACAGAAAAAatacaggaaaggaaagaaaaatccctCCAAATTGACATTCATATTTTATCTTCagtaatttaaatattatatgaaGCAGACATGGTCCTGTTTATTGACAAACGTTGTTGGATTCCTGatggagctggggggtgggggaaggcccCTAGGAAGAGGGCCCTGCAGGGTGTGTTGGCTTTTGGCAGGAcccccaggcttccctgctgGATGGTCGTCCCCTGACCCCTATGCTCTGCCTCGCAGGGTTCCAGGCCCGGCCAGAGCTCTTGGAGGTGTTCAGCACTGAGTTCCAGATGCGCCTCCTCTGGGGCAGCCAGGGCGCCAGCAGCAACCAGGCCCGGCGCTACGAGAAGTTCGACAAGGTCCTCACTGCCCTGTCCCACAAACTGGAACCTGCCGTCCGCTCCAGTGAGCTGTGACCCCtgcacacccctcccctctgcagctgCAGGCAGCAACAGGGACAGAGGGGCACAGACCTCTCCCCGGAGCACCCCAGAGACACTGTGATCAGCCCAAGAATGTTCTGGGCCCAAACCAGGATCTCCCTTGCCCCTCCAGGGTCCTGCAGGACCCCAGGGCTCCAACCCACCTGCTGCGTGCCCACCAAGTCTCCTTTCAGGAAGAACCGGAACCCTGTTCCTCTCTccagcttctgcttctccccttcctgctGAGGTGCCCTGTGTTCGAGCCACGGGAGGGTCCTCACACCTCCCCACTCTTCTCTGGGCATCTGCCTGCAACGGACACCAAGGCCTCCACCCGGTTGTAAATCTGTCTGTTCTGTAAATAGATGTACAGAAgccatgttctttctttcatataatAAACTTTTAtgactctttcttctgtctctcagGGGGCCCTGGTGGAAGGAAGTGTTGTTTCTCTCAGAtgaaaggtggaaaaattcaACAGTAAATACTTATTTAGCACCTGGGACATTCCAGATTCTACCACGAGCCAGAGTTACAGCCCATACTAAAACCTGGTTCCAGTCCTGGAGGAGCTCACAGACTAGGGGGGAAAGAACCCGCTAATTCCAACCAAGGGGAGAAATCCTGGCCAGCCCAATCCCACCCCGTTTCCTGCTTTGAAAATCCCAGCAAAGGTTCCCGCAAATGCACAACAAAGCACTCCAGATGTTTGGAGTGGAAGGGCTTGTTGAAATTTAGGATTCCAGCTCTCCCCTGGAAAACAGAACTGGAGGGGGAAGGGACCCTCCTGGGGGTCACAGCAGCAGAATGAGGAAGGCTGGAACCTGGATGTCCTGACCTGgagttctttccttttctcaacAGAGAGACCTACTTATTCCTTTTTGGGGCCCCAGAAAGCtccgtgcgtgtgtgtgtgtgtgtgtgtgtgtgtgtgtgtgtagtgtgtgtagTGTGGGTGGATCAGGGAATCTCTAAGAGGGACCATGAAAGCAGTTGTCTTGATTCCATGGGTAGGGGAGATAGGCAATGTGGATCAACACGATTCCTGTCCAGGCTGGAGGCCTGGGGAACCAGTTCACTGAATATAAAACGTCTCAGGTCCTTTGCCTTCTGAATCCTTTGACCAAGAGAGGCTGGATAACATAGCGCATCAGATCTTTGGCAGCAGCTTGACTTGGGTTCAGTTCTATTACATACTAGCCTTGGACAGAGACTTAACCCCTTGGATTCCAGTTTCCTCCTCAATAAAATAAGGACAATAACAAAATCGATTCCTTAGTATTGATGGTAAAGCACTTAGGGCAGAGTAGTTGCTAGGTAGGGAACTGCCATGTTTCATACATAATGGAGTGCCAATAATCACTTATTGATTACTTTCCGAGTCAAAACATTTTATGTGCCTGTACCTCATTGAAATTTCACCGTTTCTCTGTATGGCAGTTACTGTTATCATAAGACATACGAGGCACCGACATTAATGGCACCTAGTAGGTGCTCATGAAAAGCTCTATTACTGAGCGCTCttttgtcatattaaaaaaaaagagtatggaaaAGGCGCTTTACAAGGTTTATGGTGCCGCACAAGTTTTTGCTACAATTGTTACGTCACCCTTTGTGGTCATAATCCTTTATTATTCTTTCGGCGCTATTATGGTCTCCTAGTTACCGTGGCCATGGAAACGCGGGCCGCCGCTGGATTGAGACGGTTCGCGGGCTCCCCCTAGAGGCTACTTCCCGGTCCTGCTACGAGACGACGGCTCGGGACTTTCCGGGGGGAGCCGGGAGTTGTAGTCTACGGAAGATGGCTGCCGCCCGGAGAGGCACGCCGGGAATTGTGGTCCTAGGGAGGGGCGGTTGGCCCACATTCGGCTCCCGCCTCACCCGCATGGCGGCTGAGACTCGCGGCTGCCGGCCCTGGGGCTCGCTCCTCGGGTTGCTGGGGTTGGTCTCAGCCGCGGCCGCCGCTTGGGACCTGACTTCGCTGCACTGCCACTTCGGCAGCTTCTGCGAATGTGACTTCCAGCCCGACTTTCAGGGTGAGGAGCCGCAGGAGCCCGGAGCACAGGGGCCGGCGGACCGGGGAGCCTTCAGACTTTGGGTTGTCCCCGGGCTTGGCCTGGAGGATAGAACCGAGGGGCGGGACCCGCAGACTTCCGCGTGGCGCGCGCTGAGGGACTGAGAACCTGGAATACTGGACTTGGGGCGAGGGTTTGGGGAAGCACGTTTGGGGTCCAGGCAGAGCCTTGCCAGGATGGAGAGAGGCATTTGACAGCAGGGCCTTGTGGGGAGCACTGGGCCTCCACAGTGGACTGGCCATCAGGGGAGAAGCCTGCCTTGGGAATGGGCAGGAGTCTTGGGCCAAACCTGTTGACAGCTTGCAGCAGCCCCTTAGAGCTAAACACAGTGCAGAGGGCCAGCTGGTGGGAGCGCTGCTGAGCCAAGTCAGGTATGATGGTGGCTGCTGCAGCCAGAGTCCCCAAGGGCCCCACTCACTCCCTTTCCAAAGACGGTTTGCCCAAGTGTCCAAGACACAGGGATCCCTAGACCAGGCACCAGACATGactcctccccaccctcttctGTGGCAAGTGTGTGTCTTCAGCTCTGATACTGTCCTTCTTGTGGCCCTAGGTCTGGAGTGTGACCTGGCCCAGCACCTGGCCGGCCAGCACTTGGCCAGGGCATTGGTGGTGAAGGCACTGAAGGCCTTCGTGCAGGACCCAGCCCCTACCAAGCCACTGGTCCTCTCCCTGCATGGCTGGACAGGCACTGGCAAGTCCTATGTCAGCTCCCTGCTGGCGCACTACCTCTTCCGGGGTGGCCTGCGCAGCCCCCATGTTCACCACTTTTCCCCCGTCATCCACTTCCCCCACACCAGCCACATGGAGCGCTACAAGGTAGGCCGGTGGCATCCTGGACCACCATTCACCTGCATGTGGGGTGCCAGACCCTAGGGAGTGAATGAGTCGAGTCTCGGGAGGGTGTGGGGGTCACTCGCTTCAGGCCACACAGCCCCCAGGACCCACTGTGAACAGAGCTCGAGATGGACAAGGGACGTAGGAATGTATAATCGCAGGTATTATGTGCCAGTCTGCACTGTTATCTTTCTGGAAAGCATAGTCCCAATTTGAGGCTTAGAGTAAGCATTGGGTAAAGAGTACCTCTTACTACTATTCTCCTTGTCAATTGCAGGGTTCTTTCCAGGCTGGTCCGTTTCAGGTGTCAACATTATTGAAAAGGTTCAGGGAGCAGAAGGGAACCTTCCTCTTTTATGGGAAGTAGGAGGTGTCAGAGAAGGAATCCTGAACGGGCAGATGCGAGGCCTAGGTTTGAGTCTCTGTGAGCTTGCTGACTTGCTGTGTGTGAGCTTGAACAAGTCTCTGACCCCTTGGGGCCACAGTTTTGCCACCAGCCCCATGAAGGGATTAGTTCTCTCTGGGAGACCATACCTTCCTGGGAAAGGGATTAGTTCTTGCCTTGGGACGAAGTCTCAGGTGAGAGGAGTATCTCTAGGTGCCTTCAaactcctgcctctcccctgcagaAAGATCTTAAGAGCTGGGTCCAGGGGAACCTCACAGCCTGCAGccgctccctcttcctctttgaCGAGATGGACAAGCTGGCCCCAGGCCTGATGGAGGTCCTGCTACCCTTCCTGGGCTCCTCCTGGGTTGTGTTTGGGACCAACTATCGCAAAGCCATCTTCATCTTCATCAGGTGGGCCCAGCTTTGCAGCAGCATGGCGCAGGGACATTTGTCCAAGGTCTTAGCTATCCAGTCTTGGTCGGTGGTGCCACACCAGAATACCTTTCCGCCTGGGCCCAGTTGGGCCTTCCCAAAACCCCTCACACTGGCTGTGATACTGTTGCTCAAATTTTGACATTCTCCAAGCCCAATCTGGGCTCAGTCTTTGGGATCCTCACTGTTTCTTTGTGGAAGGATTTTTCCCTCTTTCATGGCCAGGCGGACACAGACCTGGGAAAAATCGGACTAGAATTCTAGTCCCACCCCCAAGAGTTCTATCTGTGtttccttgggcaaatcactcCTTGGGCAAATTTTCCTTGGGCAATTCACTCTCTgaactcccatctcctcttctGCACAGCAGGGCCAAGATTAATGCCCCACTGTCCTCCTAGAGGCCCGGGGAGAGAAAGTCAGTTAAGGGACCTAAAAGTGTTTTGTAAACTTTAAAGTGCATGACAAATATAGATGGAATTTCCAGGCATCATGGTTTTAGACATGAGCTCTGGAGTGGTTCCTGTGGTGTGTTTTCAGCTGTTTTGGCTCCTGCTGGTACTGAGCTGGGTGCCCAGACTCAGGTCGTGTTGGGTGGCACGTGGGAAGCAAGGGCCAAATCCCGGCCCCCACGGTCTGAGCCGAGGCCTGCATTACCATGGTTTCAGCAACACTGGTGGCGAGCAGATCAACCAGGTGGCCCTGGAGGCGTGGCGCAACCGCCGGGACCGGGAGGAGATCCGCCTGCAGGAGCTGGAGCCTGTCATCTCCCAGGCTGTGCTGGACAACCCGCACCGTGAGTTCGGCTCGGGAGGCCCCCTTCCTGCCCACCCTGGGGTAACTTCAACAGGCCGAGGCTTCACACCCATGTCCACCGGGCTGGGCCAGGTTCTCCCAGGGTCTGACGTGTTGCCCACACCTGGTACTTCTCAGCCAGGCTTTGGCGCTCCTGGCTGGCATGCGGCCTCCCTGAGCCCGCCACAGACCCTTCCTACATTGCCCCTTCCTACAGATGGCTTCTGGCGCTCAGGCATCATGGAAGAGCATCTCTTGGACGTCCTGGTGCCTTTCCTACCATTGCAGCGGCACCACGTGCGGCACTGCGTGCTCAACGAGCTGGCCCAGCTGGGCCTGGAGCCAAGGGAGGAGGTCGTCCAAGCTGTGCTGGACAGCACCACCTTCTTCCCCGAGGAAGAACAGCTCTTTTCCTCCAACGGCTGCAAGACTGTGGCCTCCAGAATTGCCTTCTTCCTCTGACTGTCCAGATGGCATCCTTGCCTCTCCTCTGCTGGGCCAGGCCGTGCAGGAAAGCCCTGCGACCTCTGCAGTAGGGACCCTTTTCCTGAGCCTCCTGGAGAATGAGACCCGGAGCCCAAAGTGAAGATGAGGAGGCATGCTGGCTAGACCATGGGACTGAGGGCCCTGCTGTCTTAATTGGTCAGGGCCTCTTGGCCTTTGCTTCCTTCCCTAGAGAAACCACTGGTAACCCCAGAACTTCAGTGAGACTTGACCTTGCCCTTACCCTCCAGCCTAAGCCTTCTCAAGATGTAAACTGTAACTCAGGGACTGTGGTTCCtggctgctctctccctctgcggcCTGTTACCCTTGGCCCCGTGCTCTGGTACCACACTCAACCCTCCACTGCACACACTGTGTCCCAGTACTGTAAAGCCAGGCTGAGACTTCTCAGTCTTCATGAACAGAGGGACTCAAGCTGCCACTTGGGcctggtttttaaagtttttaattttataagagaaCAAACACAATAAACTTAGCCATGGGACCAGAGGACTGTTGGCTGAGGTATCTAATTGCTCTGGAAGGAGGCCCTTTGACTGGTTGCCTGTGAGTATGTATGGGGGTGAGAATCTCTCCCATACCCAGCAACAAGTGAGGGGCTGAATGGCCCCTTCAGGGATCGGCGTCACTGCTGGGCCAGTCTTGATTTTTCTGGGGTTCTGGCTCAGGCCCCCTGGTCTGGGGTTTTCTGAGATTTGGGCTCAGTCCCCAGGTGTCCTCGGGCTTGCTGTAACCTGGGCTTGTGTTCTGGCTCCAGCTCTGGGCAGCCGTGGTCTTGCTGGACCTTTGGCATTGGTCCTGAGTGGCCTCAGTGTTG
Above is a window of Meles meles chromosome 11, mMelMel3.1 paternal haplotype, whole genome shotgun sequence DNA encoding:
- the SH2D3C gene encoding SH2 domain-containing protein 3C isoform X4; translated protein: MVTVPKSPPAYARSSDMYSHMGTMPRLSTRKARDQQATQETKEVDQPHLAPQGLPNPPDLEATKEMVVGTSVPLEDTLAVGHNPSAMGPTEKPEDLRADGKEERGPRNVPPERAAGEPEAGGDYVKFSKEKYILDSSPEKLHKELEEELKLSSTDLRSHAWYHGRIPREVSETLVQRNGDFLIRDSLTSLGDYVLTCRWRNQALHFKINKVVVKAGESYTHIQYLFEQESFDHVPALVRYHVGSRKAVSEQSGAIIYCPVNRTFPLRYLEACYGLGQGSGKAASPASPSGPKGSHMKRRSVTMTDGLTADKVTRSDGCPTSTSLPHPRESIRNCALSMDQIPDLHSPMSPISESPSSPAYSTVTRVHAAPAAPSATVLPASPVTRRSSEPQLCPGSAPKPPGESDKGPYASPSHTLSKASPSPSLSSYSDPDSGHYCQLQPPVRGSREWAAAEASSRQARSYGERLKELSENGAPEGDWGRAFIAPVVEATSSFNPATFQSLLIPKDNRPLEVGLLRKVKELLAEVDARTLARHVTKVDCLVARILGVTKEMQTLMGVRWGMELLTLPHGRQLRLDLLERFHTMSIMLAVDILGCTGSAEERAVLLHKTIQLAAELRGTMGNMFSFAAVMGALDMAQIARLEQTWVTLRQRHTEGAILYEKKLKPFLKSLNEGKEGPPLSNTTFPHVLPLITLLECDSAPAEGPEPWGSTEHGVEVVLAHLEAARAVAHHGGLYHANAEVKLQGFQARPELLEVFSTEFQMRLLWGSQGASSNQARRYEKFDKVLTALSHKLEPAVRSSEL
- the SH2D3C gene encoding SH2 domain-containing protein 3C isoform X7, with the protein product MTAVGRRCPALGRRGAAGEPEAGGDYVKFSKEKYILDSSPEKLHKELEEELKLSSTDLRSHAWYHGRIPREVSETLVQRNGDFLIRDSLTSLGDYVLTCRWRNQALHFKINKVVVKAGESYTHIQYLFEQESFDHVPALVRYHVGSRKAVSEQSGAIIYCPVNRTFPLRYLEACYGLGQGSGKAASPASPSGPKGSHMKRRSVTMTDGLTADKVTRSDGCPTSTSLPHPRESIRNCALSMDQIPDLHSPMSPISESPSSPAYSTVTRVHAAPAAPSATVLPASPVTRRSSEPQLCPGSAPKPPGESDKGPYASPSHTLSKASPSPSLSSYSDPDSGHYCQLQPPVRGSREWAAAEASSRQARSYGERLKELSENGAPEGDWGRAFIAPVVEATSSFNPATFQSLLIPKDNRPLEVGLLRKVKELLAEVDARTLARHVTKVDCLVARILGVTKEMQTLMGVRWGMELLTLPHGRQLRLDLLERFHTMSIMLAVDILGCTGSAEERAVLLHKTIQLAAELRGTMGNMFSFAAVMGALDMAQIARLEQTWVTLRQRHTEGAILYEKKLKPFLKSLNEGKEGPPLSNTTFPHVLPLITLLECDSAPAEGPEPWGSTEHGVEVVLAHLEAARAVAHHGGLYHANAEVKLQGFQARPELLEVFSTEFQMRLLWGSQGASSNQARRYEKFDKVLTALSHKLEPAVRSSEL
- the SH2D3C gene encoding SH2 domain-containing protein 3C isoform X2, producing the protein MRDHTRQGSISPEFFKFKGLGSLSNLPRSFTLKRSSTTLSLGSHLEPDPFEATQDDMVTVPKSPPAYARSSDMYSHMGTMPRLSTRKARDQQATQETKEVDQPHLAPQGLPNPPDLEATKEMVVGTSVPLEDTLAVGHNPSAMGPTEKPEDLRADGKEERGPRNVPPERAAGEPEAGGDYVKFSKEKYILDSSPEKLHKELEEELKLSSTDLRSHAWYHGRIPREVSETLVQRNGDFLIRDSLTSLGDYVLTCRWRNQALHFKINKVVVKAGESYTHIQYLFEQESFDHVPALVRYHVGSRKAVSEQSGAIIYCPVNRTFPLRYLEACYGLGQGSGKAASPASPSGPKGSHMKRRSVTMTDGLTADKVTRSDGCPTSTSLPHPRESIRNCALSMDQIPDLHSPMSPISESPSSPAYSTVTRVHAAPAAPSATVLPASPVTRRSSEPQLCPGSAPKPPGESDKGPYASPSHTLSKASPSPSLSSYSDPDSGHYCQLQPPVRGSREWAAAEASSRQARSYGERLKELSENGAPEGDWGRAFIAPVVEATSSFNPATFQSLLIPKDNRPLEVGLLRKVKELLAEVDARTLARHVTKVDCLVARILGVTKEMQTLMGVRWGMELLTLPHGRQLRLDLLERFHTMSIMLAVDILGCTGSAEERAVLLHKTIQLAAELRGTMGNMFSFAAVMGALDMAQIARLEQTWVTLRQRHTEGAILYEKKLKPFLKSLNEGKEGPPLSNTTFPHVLPLITLLECDSAPAEGPEPWGSTEHGVEVVLAHLEAARAVAHHGGLYHANAEVKLQGFQARPELLEVFSTEFQMRLLWGSQGASSNQARRYEKFDKVLTALSHKLEPAVRSSEL